GACGCACTCGGTCTCGGCCGGACTCGACTACCCGGCGCTCGGCCCCGAACACGCGTGGCTGCTCGATCAGGGGCTGGCCGAGTACTCGAGCGCGACCGACGAGGAGGCGCTCGCCGCCTTCGAAGCGCTGTGCCGGCTCGAAGGCATCCTGCCGGCGCTCGAGTCCTCGCACGCGCTCGCCTGGGTGCTGCGCGAGGGGCGCTCGCTCGGACGCGACCGCCGCGTCGTCGTCAATCTCTCCGGCCGCGGCGACAAGGACGTGGCGGAGGTGCTGCGGGTGACGGGGAAGCGTCCGGAAACCCGCTGACCTGCGCGCGACGCGGGAGGCTCGCGTGGCTCAGGCGTGCGCCGCGGCCGCGCCGTTGGCCGCGACTCGCGACCCTCCCAGCAGCCAGCGAACGACATCGGCGGCCGCGTAGCGCGTCCGGCCGGCGAGGAAATCGCCGAGATGGGCCGCGTCGTCGCCGCTCGTCAGCAGCGGTGGCTCGAGCCCTTCCTCGCGCACCTGCGCGAGGCCGATGGTGGCGAGCAGCGAGTTGCACAGGCACCGGCGCCCGTCGAGCTCGGCGGCGTCGCCTCCCTTGGCGAGGTAGTCGCGTTCCGGCTCGCTCGCGCAGCGGTAGCCGACACCGCCCTCGGGCTTTTCGTAGGCGACGCGCAGGTAGCCGAGATCGCAGATGCGCTTCCGCGGAGCGTCCGCCCCCGGCGCCTGCGGCCACGACACGACCTTGAACGGAAATCCCGTGGGCGAGGCGCGCGAGTCGGTCCGCACGCGCACCTCGCCGCGCGCGGCGCTCGCCAGCACGGAGCCGCGGATGCGTTCGTCGAGACCCGACTCCTCGCAGTAGGCGAACAGCGTCCCGACCTGCACGCCGGCCGCGCCCGCGGCGCGGGCCGCGGTCAGCGCCGCCGGGGAGCCGCCGCCGCCCGCGACCCAGAAGGGCAGGCCCAGTTCGCGGATCTTCTCCAGGTCGGCGAGGTCGCGCGGTCCGTACACCGGCTCTCCGTTCTCGTCGAAGACGCCCTTTTCGCGCGGAGGCGTGTTGTGGCCGCCCGCGGTCGGACCCTCGACGACGAACCCGTCTATGCCGGGCGTCTTGCGCGCCAGCATGATCGCGAGCGAATGGCTGCCGACGATGGGCAGGAAGCGCGGACGCGCAAGGGGCGCGGGAAGCGCCGACCAGTGGCGCGCGGGGTCGAGCCGCAGCAGCTCGACGCGCCCCGCGGACGCCTGCTCCAGGTCGAGCCGGATCTCCGCCGGGCGGTGCAGCGCCAGAGCGTCGAGCGCGGCGGGGATGTCGCGGGGAATGCCGGCGCCCATGAGCACGAAGTCAACGCCGGCGAGCAGGGCCCCGTAGAGCAGCGCCAGGTTCGGCATCTGCACCTTGGTCAGCAGGTTGATGCCGACGAGGCCGTCGTGGCCTTCCTTGGCGAGCCGGACTTCGGTGAAGGCGGCGAGCATCGCGAGCTGCTCGCGCGCCGCCGTCACGACCTGCTGGTACATGGGCAGCAGCGCGTAGGGTGCGCTGCCGCGCGCACCCTCGGGCAGGAAGAACCGCTCGAGCACCGACGCCGCGACGCCGGGAATCGGGAAGTGCGTCATCGCGCGGCGCACATGTCCG
Above is a genomic segment from Candidatus Eisenbacteria bacterium containing:
- a CDS encoding nitronate monooxygenase, whose protein sequence is MGIAVSNWRLARAVASLGQIGVVSGTVIDTVLVRRLQDGDPGGHVRRAMTHFPIPGVAASVLERFFLPEGARGSAPYALLPMYQQVVTAAREQLAMLAAFTEVRLAKEGHDGLVGINLLTKVQMPNLALLYGALLAGVDFVLMGAGIPRDIPAALDALALHRPAEIRLDLEQASAGRVELLRLDPARHWSALPAPLARPRFLPIVGSHSLAIMLARKTPGIDGFVVEGPTAGGHNTPPREKGVFDENGEPVYGPRDLADLEKIRELGLPFWVAGGGGSPAALTAARAAGAAGVQVGTLFAYCEESGLDERIRGSVLASAARGEVRVRTDSRASPTGFPFKVVSWPQAPGADAPRKRICDLGYLRVAYEKPEGGVGYRCASEPERDYLAKGGDAAELDGRRCLCNSLLATIGLAQVREEGLEPPLLTSGDDAAHLGDFLAGRTRYAAADVVRWLLGGSRVAANGAAAAHA